GTAAAACCTCTTTCTTGGACAGCAGTTTTTATACTTCTTAGAGATTCCTCCAAATCGTCACATAGTTTATGAGGATCACTGATAACCGTTGGATCGACTGTTAAAGACATCGTCATCTTGTTCATATAACTTTGAAAATGCATCGTCAACGCCTAATGTAGACCAGTGAAATCGTAAAATCTTTACAaaacgggaaaaaaaaaaaaaaatcagataaacAAAATCTTACATGTGGATGACCATAAGCACTTGGAGCAATGTACGTGACGGTGTTTCCATAGAGGCTAACTTCTTCAATAGGTCCGACCAAATTTGAAAACGCCATCGTTGTGTTTGACAGTGTTCTTTTTGTCATATGAGCTGCCCTCTGCATTCATTTAGATTCATAAGATTGGATTTTACAGTAAAAGAACAGTTAGGTAATTTCTAGTTTGATGGTATTTTAATCTGTTCGGTGattattggatttttattttgtcaggTTAAATGAAACTTAAAGTGTATGACTATGGTTTATCTTTGAACTAAATATAAAGGAGTAATATCTAATAAGACTGACCTGAACTCCTAACAATTTGATAAGTAGATTCCCAACCGCGAATGTAAGAACAGCTTCTAACGAGTTCTTTTTCCGGTCGATGATCGACTTGACTCCTAGGAGATGTTCCAACGGATCATCACATAATGCAATGGAGAATGGAAAGAATATGTAGCCGATCCAATTTCCCCATCTACACTTAGATCCTTTAGCCATCATATCAGCTAGATCctgtttttaatcaaaaataaaagacataatgaagtttttacaatttatatatatatatatatatatatatatatatatctaaacttgtagataaataagattaatttgCCTGGATTCCAGTAGTCGGTCTTATGTTTACAAGCAGAACTGCCCTTAGCCTTATTTTTTTAGGCATATTACTTGAATTCTTTTTAGATTCTTCTTGCTCCCCTGCTTTCGTCTTCTCtcctaatatttttttaatatatatatatttaattttcatgttttagtAAGGTTTATTCATCCTTAACAGAAAATCATAGATATTTACCGTATCTTCTATTCAAATACTTTGAGAGACCAGCCTGAGATACTCCAAGTACTACATCGTTGACAGTCTACAAACCGGAAAATCAATGGAAGCAAGATCAATGgaatattttcatatatgtcGCGCAACTCTCAAATTATAactataaattttacatttcatatataGGACGCATGGAGAAGTTTACAATCAATATAAATACTAAGTTAAAATGTATGGAGAAAGTTTACCATATTCATGGCGTTCTTGATTAGCTTTATGTCGTCAAGACTTACGGTACGATGAACCAAACGCATCTGTTTGCTCGTACTTAACCGGAAATTGCCTTTTATCGGTGTTTCAGTGTCCTTAAGGAACAATGTCGTAGCAATAAACTCCAAAGCATCACAAACTGTATTCCAAACCAACACAACCGGCGACCATAGAACCATAACTAGCCAAAATAACCGGGGACAACAACTTGAACTGGTTTTTAGCGGAGATGATCCAGAAGACAGCCGGTTGTGGTACGGTAGACTCGGGAGCTCATTGGGGTCCGATGTTTTACGTGTACACGCGAGTACTAGAGACATCATAGACATACCGTCCCCTACCGAGTGATGGATCTTAAAAACGACAACGTTTTCAGCGTCAGAAGTTTTCAAGTCGAGTAAATGAACTTCCCATAATGGCTTGGAGGTGTCTAAATGGATCGTAGTGAGGTCGGAGAGGTAGCTCTCGAGAAAAGCATCTGCGTTCTCTATGTTTTGCGTTTCGATTTTGGGAATGATGACGTGATCCTCGACCACAACGTTTGTCTGAACCCATTTTTGTTCCGGTCTATTGTTGTTCCAAGAGTTCACCTTCAATaagatttatttaaataaatacttttaattaaatcttACTGTCTTACAGCTATTGAACTAAAAGTCATATAAACGTaagagtattaaaaaaaataaatgtaaaatattgaCATGGCATCAGAAACGGGGCAATCTGTTTGTGATCATAATTAGACGATACCATGGCGTACATATGCATTAATGCATAGTAAATATATGTGTGGCACTCACCAATTTGCTGGAGAAACGAGGATGCCTAATCAAAGTTTGCTTCATTCCTTCGATAATCACATATGGCTCgatctttttctttaaaccaaTCACCGATATGATGTAGCAGTTAAACTCCGGCGCGTGAAACAGACGTGCCGTCGGGCTAAGCAGTTGCTCCTCCTCCTTTTCTTCCTCATTTTCCACTGTTGTCTCCGACATGTTctgtcgtcgtcgtcgtgtCTTAATCTCCATAGTTTAGTTTTCtaactttgtttttctctctctaacacATATTCTGTTCTTTATAGTGTCCAAAATCGTGCTGTGccaatatttctttatataaccGTTTggaaactttcaaatttgattATTCGTTTAATTACTTCTACTTTATTATAGTTTGTGAAGATTATAACTTAGTCGTGCGTATACATCGTCAAACAAATACCAACTACAGTTAATGTTTGGGTAAGGTTTTGACTTTTAATCCATGTGACTTTATCTTGAGTTGACTTTCCATTTTTTAGTGTGTGACTATATGTAACATACCCAAATTCAAATGTGGGTCATTTTGAAAAGTACAGCCCATTAAAGGCCTAATTGAACAAAAGTAAAGGGTTTTGCGTCACATTGTATGTTTGTGTACATGTTTATACTCGCATACATCGCCGTCTTTGTTTTGGCGAGAGAAGAGAGTTTGTGAACCCTAAGTCTCTAACCCTAAGCCTCTCTCTCAAGGTTGGatctcaccatcatcaccgTCTTCCTCATGTTGTTGCCATTgttgagaaggagagagagaggtcacgGAGATTTGTTGTTCGCCACCGTCGATCACCACCGTTAGTCAGCAAGCCATCGTGAATCACCGGAGTTTGAAACCATGTGTTAACCACTGTCAGCGGAGATGTCAGCCGCTGTCTCCGTAGCAGCCGTAGACATTGTCGAGGCCGTTAAGGGTAAGGAAATCCtagatttattttgtaacttgCGGGATAAGTTTTTGATATTGTCTTGATGGAttgttgctttgttgttgtttaattgTTGAGTCATGAGGACGTAGCCACCATGGGCTGAACCATCTCGTGGAGCCGCTGAACAGATCCGTCGAGAACAGTTGCAGAGGTAAACGATGAAGCTTTAGTCTCgtgtgttgtgttttgtcttGTTGATTATTGAACCGATGAGTTACCAAGCTAAACCAAGACACGTACGGGATTAGTATGAATTGGGTTTGTTTATTGATTAATCTCGATTATGTTGTTGTGCAAATAAAATTGGGATTACTGAACTCGGACGTATACATGGTCACATgggtttattaaattataagattttggtttaatttaattattaagctaaatcttattaatttatttggagACATTGGTTTAGGTTGGTTCAATGGATTAAATCATGGatattgattttgtatattattggGAAATAATATTTGAGCGGAAATGTTAAACCGTTGCAGACCGGGATTGTTGTTAAAGCGGGAGTTATTGTTGCAAGTGCTAAACCGAGGATTCTATTTGTGTGGCTAAGGTGAGGACTAGTTGGTGTCTTCTACATAATCAAATATGTTTGGATAGTTAATTAGTTTAAGGTTAAGCTGAGTATACCTATATGTTACATAGTATATAAATAACGTATATTTGAATAAGTGTatatcttatttatatgattataaatatatatttattataatatataagaactAGAATAAATATGAGGATAGAAAATGAATGTGTGTTGATTGATATTAATGTGGTTGCGTGAATGCATGTTGTGGTGGTAAAATAAGTGTTTGTGTGTGAGGAGATAGGTGCCAA
The sequence above is drawn from the Camelina sativa cultivar DH55 chromosome 4, Cs, whole genome shotgun sequence genome and encodes:
- the LOC104780745 gene encoding O-acyltransferase WSD1-like — its product is MEIKTRRRRQNMSETTVENEEEKEEEQLLSPTARLFHAPEFNCYIISVIGLKKKIEPYVIIEGMKQTLIRHPRFSSKLVNSWNNNRPEQKWVQTNVVVEDHVIIPKIETQNIENADAFLESYLSDLTTIHLDTSKPLWEVHLLDLKTSDAENVVVFKIHHSVGDGMSMMSLVLACTRKTSDPNELPSLPYHNRLSSGSSPLKTSSSCCPRLFWLVMVLWSPVVLVWNTVCDALEFIATTLFLKDTETPIKGNFRLSTSKQMRLVHRTVSLDDIKLIKNAMNMTVNDVVLGVSQAGLSKYLNRRYGEKTKAGEQEESKKNSSNMPKKIRLRAVLLVNIRPTTGIQDLADMMAKGSKCRWGNWIGYIFFPFSIALCDDPLEHLLGVKSIIDRKKNSLEAVLTFAVGNLLIKLLGVQRAAHMTKRTLSNTTMAFSNLVGPIEEVSLYGNTVTYIAPSAYGHPHALTMHFQSYMNKMTMSLTVDPTVISDPHKLCDDLEESLRSIKTAVQERGFTQ